A single Eubalaena glacialis isolate mEubGla1 chromosome 18, mEubGla1.1.hap2.+ XY, whole genome shotgun sequence DNA region contains:
- the LOC133078651 gene encoding zinc finger protein 350-like isoform X10 has protein sequence MIQAQETLTFDDVTLDFTWEEWQLLTPPQKDLYQEVMLENYSNLLSVGYQARKPDILSKLDQGEPWTMEDEIHCRTHSGDTGSSPGPGRSHMPWSN, from the exons atgaTCCAGGCCCAG GAAACCCTGACGTTTGACGATGTGACTCTGGACTTCACGTGGGAGGAGTGGCAGCTCCTGACCCCTCCTCAGAAGGACCTGTACCAAGAGGTGATGCTGGAGAACTATAGCAACCTGCTGTCTGTGG GTTATCAAGCCAGAAAGCCAGACATACTCTCTAAGTTGGATCAAGGAGAACCATGGACGATGGAAGATGAAATCCACTGTCGAACCCATTCAG gggacacaggttcgagccctggtccgggaagatcccacatgccatggagcaactaa
- the LOC133078651 gene encoding zinc finger protein 350-like isoform X8, translating to MIQAQETLTFDDVTLDFTWEEWQLLTPPQKDLYQEVMLENYSNLLSVGYQARKPDILSKLDQGEPWTMEDEIHCRTHSGYQASKPDAVSRLERGEQLWPVEDDSHGRICPGNPDI from the exons atgaTCCAGGCCCAG GAAACCCTGACGTTTGACGATGTGACTCTGGACTTCACGTGGGAGGAGTGGCAGCTCCTGACCCCTCCTCAGAAGGACCTGTACCAAGAGGTGATGCTGGAGAACTATAGCAACCTGCTGTCTGTGG GTTATCAAGCCAGAAAGCCAGACATACTCTCTAAGTTGGATCAAGGAGAACCATGGACGATGGAAGATGAAATCCACTGTCGAACCCATTCAG GGTATCAAGCCAGCAAACCAGATGCTGTCTCCAGGTTGGAACGAGGAGAACAACTGTGGCCAGTAGAAGATGACAGCCACGGTCGAATCTGTCCAG